The region TGCAGCGCTTGCCGAACGTATGGGACTTGGCCCGGTGCAATCATGGCCGGTAGAAGAAGCGGCGAAACACTGGGGCGAAATGCACGCGCATTACACCTTCGGGACTAACAGCCGAGTGATCGCCAAACGCGCACGAGCGGAACTTGGCTGGGCGCCGCGTAACAGTTCGATTCTGAACTGGGTCAAAACCGAGATGCCACTATGAGCCAGCCAACCAATGAACGTGTCTGGCTGGTGACGGGCAGCGCCAGTGGTCTGGGTGCGGGTATCGCCAAGGCCGCGTTGAACAACGGCGATTCAGTCATCGCCACAGACCTGGACCTTGCTCGACTGGAACAGACCTACGGCAGCTACGACGGTCAGGTCCTGGTCGCCGTGCTGGATATTCGGGATGTCGCCCAGGCCGAATCGGTGGTCGAGGCCGCCCTCAAGCGATTCGGCCGTATCGATGTACTGGTCAATAACGCCGGCTATGGCCAGTTCGGCCCCTTCGAGGAAGTCGAGCCCCAGGCCATCGAGCGACAGTTCGCAACCAATGTATTCGGCACGTTCAATGTGACCCGCGCCGTGCTGCCGGTGATGCGCAAACAACGCTGGGGGCATGTCATCAACATGTCGTCGAACGGTGGTTTCAAAGGCGTCTCCGGGGCCTCGATGTACTCGGCGAGCAAGTTCGCCATCGAAGGCTTTTCCGAATCCCTGGCCCAGGAAATCGCCAATTTCGGCATCAAGCTCACGTTGGTTGAACCCGGGGCTTTTCGGACCGACTTTCTGGACAGCCGCATGCTGAAAATCGGCACCCGTGCGCTGGATGACTACAGCGAATTCCGCACCAGGGCCCTGGAGGTGTTCGAAGCGCGCAATCACCAACAAGTCGGTGATCCGGACAAGCTCGGCCTTGCCGTCGTGAAACTGGTCGAGCAGAAAGAGCCGCCGTTGCGGTTCGTCGCCGGCGCAGATGCGGTGCAAGTCGTTGAAGACAAGCTCGCT is a window of Pseudomonas sp. 10S4 DNA encoding:
- a CDS encoding SDR family NAD(P)-dependent oxidoreductase, translated to MSQPTNERVWLVTGSASGLGAGIAKAALNNGDSVIATDLDLARLEQTYGSYDGQVLVAVLDIRDVAQAESVVEAALKRFGRIDVLVNNAGYGQFGPFEEVEPQAIERQFATNVFGTFNVTRAVLPVMRKQRWGHVINMSSNGGFKGVSGASMYSASKFAIEGFSESLAQEIANFGIKLTLVEPGAFRTDFLDSRMLKIGTRALDDYSEFRTRALEVFEARNHQQVGDPDKLGLAVVKLVEQKEPPLRFVAGADAVQVVEDKLAFVAAELSRWRALSTSTDF